The nucleotide window GCCGGCAACCGCAGCGATGAGTTCGAGGCGCGCCTGAACGGCGCCACCTATGAAGACATCGCCCGTGCCGGCGGCGGCATCATGTCCACCGTGCGCGCCACCCGCGCGGCGGACGAGGAAGCCCTGCTGGCGCAGAGCCTGCCGCGTATCCGCAGCCTGCTGGCCGAAGGCGTGACGACGCTGGAAATCAAGTCCGGCTATGGCCTCGACCTGGAAAACGAAGCGAAGATGCTGCGCGTGGCGCGCCGCGTGGCCGGCGAGCTGCCGGTGCGCGTCGCCACCACGTTCCTGGGTGCCCATGCGCTGCCGCCGGAATATGCCGGGCGGGCCGACGCCTATATCGACGCGGTGTGCGCGATGATTCCCGCGCTGGCCCGCGAAGGGCTGGTGGACGCGGTGGATGCCTTCTGCGAGCGCATCGGCTTCACCGCGGCGCAGACGGAACGCGTGTTCGAGGCCGCCCGCCAGGCGGGGCTGCCCGTGAAACTGCATGCGGAACAATTGTCGGACCAGGGGGGCGCCGAACTGGTGGCGCGCTACCGCGGGCTGTCGGCCGATCACCTGGAGCACCTGGGCGAAGCGGGGATCGCCGCGATGGCGGCCAGCGGCACGGTCGCCGTGCTGCTGCCGGGCGCGTATTACTTTCTGCGGGATAATACGCCACCGCCGGTCGCCGCCTTGCGCGCGGCCGGGGTGCCGATGGCGGTCGCCACCGACAACAACCCGGGAACTTCACCGATGACATCCCTGCTGCTGGCATTGAACATGGCTTGCACCCTGTGGCGCCTTACGCCGCGCGAAGCGCTGGCCGGGGCCACGGTCCACGCCGCCCGCGCGCTCGGCCTGCATGGCGACATCGGCACGCTGGAAGTGGGCAAGCGCGCCGACTTCGCGCTGTGGCGCATCGCCCGTCCGGCGGACCTGTGCTATGCGATCGGCTTCAATCCCTGCGCGGCGGTGGTCAATGGCGGAGTGTGGCGGACACCGGTGGCCGCTGCGTGAGGGCCGCTGTCGTCGTTGTCCTGGCAGCCTGGTCGCTGCTGTGCGGTTCGCTGGCCCGGGCCGACGACGGCACGCTGCGCATCGGCTCCAAGCGCTTCACGGAATCCTATATCCTGGCCGAGGTGGTGGCGCAGACGGCCGCGCCGCACGCGAAGGTCGAACACCGCCAGGGACTCGGCAATACAGCCATCGTGCTGGCGGCGCTGAAGAATGGCAGCATCGATGTGTACCCGGAATACGTGGGCACGATCGACCAGGAAATCCTGAAACACGGCACGCAGGACAAGCAGCCATCGAGCCTGGAGCAGATGCGCCGCGAGCTGGCGGCAATGGGCTTCGGCATCGCCGTGCCGCTGGGTTTCAACAATACCTATGCGCTGGCGGTGCG belongs to Pseudoduganella albidiflava and includes:
- the hutI gene encoding imidazolonepropionase, which codes for MSGWDLLIENVHLATLAGVEGVAGEGGEYGTVPDGAIAVRDGRIAWLGPRAEAAAHGSAAQVRDGHGCWLTPGLIDCHTHIVHAGNRSDEFEARLNGATYEDIARAGGGIMSTVRATRAADEEALLAQSLPRIRSLLAEGVTTLEIKSGYGLDLENEAKMLRVARRVAGELPVRVATTFLGAHALPPEYAGRADAYIDAVCAMIPALAREGLVDAVDAFCERIGFTAAQTERVFEAARQAGLPVKLHAEQLSDQGGAELVARYRGLSADHLEHLGEAGIAAMAASGTVAVLLPGAYYFLRDNTPPPVAALRAAGVPMAVATDNNPGTSPMTSLLLALNMACTLWRLTPREALAGATVHAARALGLHGDIGTLEVGKRADFALWRIARPADLCYAIGFNPCAAVVNGGVWRTPVAAA